One genomic window of Punica granatum isolate Tunisia-2019 chromosome 1, ASM765513v2, whole genome shotgun sequence includes the following:
- the LOC116209570 gene encoding disease resistance protein SUMM2-like, with the protein MREVEDRREWRNALLELRRSSKNEIRGIESEVFEHGKFSYSSLRNDMVRECFLYCALFPDNYRINLSELIEYWVAGGLIGDYPNREAENDECSVIINELKNARFLETAFNENSAECMKMHNIERDMAINITRVQNRFIVKPGIGLNKPLQGEEWSNNFERISLMKNNIPVLLGEPRCPKLTTLLVQENHALKNISSCFFGHLPALKVLDMSRTGLEVLPVSVSELINLRSLVLRDCTRLKQQPSSFEKLKDLMVLNLSNTGIEILPSEMGNLRNLRTLNLCQARWEI; encoded by the coding sequence ATGAGAGAAGTGGAAGATAGAAGGGAATGGAGAAATGCTTTGCTCGAGCTGAGGAGGAGCTCAAAAAACGAGATAAGGGGTATCGAGAGCGAAGTCTTTGAACACGGGAAGTTCAGTTACAGTAGCTTAAGAAATGACATGGTTCGAGAGTGTTTCTTGTACTGTGCTTTATTTCCCGACAACTACAGAATCAATCTCTCAGAGCTGATCGAGTATTGGGTTGCAGGAGGCCTGATTGGTGACTACCCGAACAGGGAAGCGGAGAATGACGAGTGTTCTGTTATCATCAATGAACTGAAGAACGCCCGTTTTTTAGAGACAGCTTTTAACGAGAACAGTGCAGAATGCATGAAGATGCACAATATCGAGAGGGACATGGCCATTAACATTACGAGAGTGCAGAATCGGTTTATCGTCAAACCCGGGATTGGCTTAAACAAGCCGTTGCAGGGAGAAGAATGGAGTAATAATTTCGAAAGGATAtcattgatgaaaaataaCATTCCTGTTCTGCTGGGAGAACCAAGGTGTCCGAAGCTGACGACTTTGTTGGTTCAGGAAAACCATGCCCTGAAGAACATCTCGAGTTGCTTTTTCGGTCACTTGCCTGCACTGAAGGTCCTAGATATGTCCCGCACTGGCTTAGAAGTTCTTCCTGTGTCTGTCTCTGAATTGATAAATTTGCGCTCCTTGGTTCTAAGGGATTGCACGAGATTAAAGCAGCAGCCATCATCGTTTGAGAAGCTCAAGGACTTGATGGTACTCAACCTCTCAAACACAGGGATTGAAATTTTGCCAAGCGAGATGGGAAATTTGAGAAATCTCAGGACCCTCAACCTTTGCCAAGCGAGATGGGAAATTTGA